Proteins co-encoded in one Epinephelus moara isolate mb chromosome 13, YSFRI_EMoa_1.0, whole genome shotgun sequence genomic window:
- the LOC126399721 gene encoding kelch repeat and BTB domain-containing protein 13 yields the protein MEVPEGLGVNRQIHAENATLDLEDREQQAGWVRVRVEESCFTVERALLARCSNYFCALFQSGMAESQQEELHLKGGLRARGFLITLAVCRGETPALCDPDELVEAVECAAFLQVACLVRHLCDIIDSDNCLLLYHAASIYGVHALFHSAALFLCDAFEDLKEAAESMIPEDLLQYSQSLSPATYIAIGTHTPSMDLLQDSFRIVCYLDEKEEEWKHLTDLPTLCSTSMAGVAVLDNRLYIVGGVHGYNKDTVDNSFCYNPDTGVWTTLPGPQQLRYDFTLLGHEGRLYAIGGEFQKRTISTAESYDVEKGEWTFIKHAPRPVASAACAVARRRIFVCFWKPPDTTDIYEYIPAKDEWKLATTMIKPMSYGHCMVAHRDNLYVMRNGPYDDFLRCLMDCYNITTGQWTAMPGHYINSKGALFSAMIRGDSAFTVKYMLTLEYAITEQGWKPRRQMKGFPKSGSLWTCLLRLPKTGPVTPQLDAEGEEEEMSLPDTSEGFVEAIPQL from the coding sequence ATGGAAGTGCCCGAAGGCCTGGGAGTCAACCGGCAGATTCATGCAGAGAATGCGACCCTTGATCTGGAGGACAGAGAGCAGCAGGCGGGCTGGGTGAGAGTGAGGGTGGAGGAGAGCTGCTTCACTGTGGAGCGGGCCTTGCTTGCGAGGTGCAGCAACTACTTCTGCGCCCTCTTTCAATCTGGGATGGCAGAAAGTCAACAAGAAGAGCTCCACCTGAAGGGAGGGTTGCGTGCAAGGGGTTTCCTCATCACCCTCGCTGTCTGCAGGGGAGAGACCCCCGCTCTCTGTGACCCAGATGAGCTTGTAGAAGCCGTAGAGTGCGCTGCCTTTCTGCAGGTTGCATGCTTGGTGCGGCATCTTTGTGACATTATCGACTCAGACAACTGCCTCTTGCTTTACCACGCAGCCTCCATCTATGGGGTGCATGCACTCTTTCACAGTGCTGCTCTTTTCCTCTGTGATGCCTTTGAGGATTTGAAGGAAGCAGCAGAGAGTATGATTCCTGAAGACCTCCTTCAATATTCTCAATCACTATCTCCTGCTACTTATATTGCTATAGGCACGCACACTCCCTCAATGGACCTGCTGCAGGACTCCTTTAGGATTGTTTGCTACCTGgatgaaaaagaggaagagtggAAGCATCTGACAGACCTCCCAACTCTCTGCAGCACCTCCATGGCTGGAGTGGCAGTGCTCGACAACCGACTGTACATTGTGGGGGGAGTTCATGGTTATAATAAGGACACAGTGGACAACAGCTTCTGCTACAATCCTGATACAGGGGTTTGGACAACTCTTCCAGGTCCCCAGCAGCTAAGATATGACTTCACCCTGCTGGGGCACGAGGGCAGACTCTACGCCATTGGCGGCGAATTCCAAAAACGGACGATCTCCACAGCAGAGAGTTACGACGTTGAGAAAGGAGAGTGGACATTCATAAAACACGCACCAAGACCTGTAGCATCTGCAGCTTGTGCTGTTGCAAGACGCCGGATATTTGTCTGCTTCTGGAAACCACCAGACACCACAGACATCTATGAATACATACCGGCGAAAGACGAGTGGAAACTGGCAACCACTATGATCAAACCTATGAGCTATGGCCACTGTATGGTAGCCCACAGGGACAATTTATATGTAATGCGCAATGGGCCTTATGACGACTTCCTGCGCTGTCTGATGGACTGCTACAACATCACGACAGGCCAGTGGACAGCCATGCCAGGACACTACATCAACAGCAAGGGGGCGCTGTTCTCTGCGATGATAAGGGGGGACTCTGCGTTCACAGTGAAATACATGCTAACGCTGGAATACGCCATCACTGAGCAGGGATGGAAGCCCCGCAGGCAGATGAAGGGGTTTCCAAAGAGTGGTTCACTGTGGACGTGTTTACTCAGGCTTCCCAAGACGGGACCAGTTACACCACAGCTGGATGCAGAaggggaggaagaagaaatgTCTTTGCCAGACACATCTGAGGGATTTGTGGAAGCTATACCACAACTGTGA